In the Engystomops pustulosus chromosome 2, aEngPut4.maternal, whole genome shotgun sequence genome, one interval contains:
- the NKAIN1 gene encoding sodium/potassium-transporting ATPase subunit beta-1-interacting protein 1 isoform X2: MHWEMYLGGDLLPAVAALQRQIFDFLGYQWAPILANFLHIMAVILGIFGTLHYRSRYLILYSVWLALWVAWNAFIICFYLEVGHLSQHRDLIMNFNTSLHRSWWMENGPGCLVTPVRTPPLSLADHHMVTVTGCLLDYPYIEALSSALQIFLALFGFVYACYVSKVFMDEEDSFDFIGSYDSYGYQAPMKTSHLQLQPLYKPG, from the exons ATGCACTGGGAGATGTACCTTGGTGGGGATCTGCTGCCTGCAGTTG CCGCTCTACAGAGGCAAATATTTGACTTCCTTGGATACCAGTGGGCTCCAATATTAGCCAATTTCCTGCACATTATGGCTGTCATCCTGGGGATATTCGGCACTTTACATTACAGGTCTAGGTATTTGATCTTG TATTCTGTATGGCTGGCACTATGGGTGGCATGGAATGCCTTTATAATATGTTTCTACCTGGAAGTGGGACATTTATCACAG CACAGGGACTTAATAATGAATTTTAATACCTCCCTGCATCGGTCATGGTGGATGGAGAATGGACCTGGCTGCCTTGTGACACCTGTTCGTACACCACCTCTGTCACTGGCCGACCATCACATGGTCACAGTGACTGGCTGTCTTCTCGACTATCCTTACATTGAAGCTCTGAGCAGTGCACTACAGATCTTTCTGGCG CTCTTTGGCTTTGTGTACGCCTGTTATGTCAGCAAAGTTTTCATGGATGAAGAAGATAGCT TTGATTTCATTGGATCCTATGATTCCTACGGATATCAAGCTCCCATGAAGACATCACACCTTCAGTTGCAGCCACTGTACAA GCCTGGCTAG
- the NKAIN1 gene encoding sodium/potassium-transporting ATPase subunit beta-1-interacting protein 1 isoform X1, with amino-acid sequence MGKCTGRCTLVGICCLQLAAALQRQIFDFLGYQWAPILANFLHIMAVILGIFGTLHYRSRYLILYSVWLALWVAWNAFIICFYLEVGHLSQHRDLIMNFNTSLHRSWWMENGPGCLVTPVRTPPLSLADHHMVTVTGCLLDYPYIEALSSALQIFLALFGFVYACYVSKVFMDEEDSFDFIGSYDSYGYQAPMKTSHLQLQPLYKPG; translated from the exons ATGGGCAAATGCACTGGGAGATGTACCTTGGTGGGGATCTGCTGCCTGCAGTTG GCAGCCGCTCTACAGAGGCAAATATTTGACTTCCTTGGATACCAGTGGGCTCCAATATTAGCCAATTTCCTGCACATTATGGCTGTCATCCTGGGGATATTCGGCACTTTACATTACAGGTCTAGGTATTTGATCTTG TATTCTGTATGGCTGGCACTATGGGTGGCATGGAATGCCTTTATAATATGTTTCTACCTGGAAGTGGGACATTTATCACAG CACAGGGACTTAATAATGAATTTTAATACCTCCCTGCATCGGTCATGGTGGATGGAGAATGGACCTGGCTGCCTTGTGACACCTGTTCGTACACCACCTCTGTCACTGGCCGACCATCACATGGTCACAGTGACTGGCTGTCTTCTCGACTATCCTTACATTGAAGCTCTGAGCAGTGCACTACAGATCTTTCTGGCG CTCTTTGGCTTTGTGTACGCCTGTTATGTCAGCAAAGTTTTCATGGATGAAGAAGATAGCT TTGATTTCATTGGATCCTATGATTCCTACGGATATCAAGCTCCCATGAAGACATCACACCTTCAGTTGCAGCCACTGTACAA GCCTGGCTAG